Proteins found in one Sorghum bicolor cultivar BTx623 chromosome 1, Sorghum_bicolor_NCBIv3, whole genome shotgun sequence genomic segment:
- the LOC110433594 gene encoding cytochrome P450 87A3-like, whose protein sequence is MSMHYLAALSVTLLGAILLRWAFKWMNYGRTGGEEGMLLPPGSRGLPFLGETLEFFAASPTLELVPFFKRRLERFGPIFRTNIVGEDMIVSLDPELNARVLQQEERGFQIWYPSSFMRILGADNMVSMLGPLHRHIRNLVLRLFGPEALRLVLLRDVQRSARDELRSWLDRPEVEVRTATSRMIFGVTAKKLISHDDVASGGSLWKCFDAWTKGLMSFPICVPGTAFYRCMQGRKNVMKVLKQQLDERRNGAERKTVDFFDLVIDELDKPNSIMSESIALNLLFLLLFASHETTSMGLTVILKFLTDNPKSLQELTEEHEKIMERRVDPDSDITWEEYKSMKFTSHVIHESLRLANIAPVVFRQANQDVHIKGYTIPEGSKIMICPSAAHLNSKVYEDPLAFNPWRWKDTPEPVGGSKDFMAFGGGLRLCVGAEFAKLQMAMFLHYLVTNYRWKALSKGTMMLYPGLRFPDGFHIQLHKKT, encoded by the exons ATGTCGATGCATTACTTGGCTGCTCTGTCGGTGACTCTGCTGGGAGCTATCTTGCTCCGTTGGGCCTTCAAATGGATGAACTACGGCCGGACGGGCGGTGAAGAAGGGATGCTGCTGCCGCCGGGGTCTAGGGGCCTGCCGTTCCTCGGCGAGACGCTCGAGTTCTTCGCGGCGTCCCCGACCCTTGAGCTAGTGCCATTCTTCAAGCGACGGCTGGAGAG GTTCGGGCCCATCTTCCGGACGAACATAGTCGGCGAGGACATGATCGTGTCGCTGGACCCGGAGCTGAACGCGCGCGTGCTGCAGCAGGAGGAGCGCGGCTTCCAGATCTGGTACCCTTCCTCTTTCATGCGCATCTTGGGCGCTGACAACATGGTCTCCATGCTCGGACCGCTCCACCGCCACATTAGGAACCTCGTGCTCCGCCTCTTCGGGCCCGAGGCCCTCCGCCTGGTGCTGCTCCGCGACGTGCAGCGGAGCGCGCGCGACGAGCTCCGGTCATGGCTCGACCGGCCGGAAGTCGAGGTCAGGACGGCCACCTCCAGG ATGATATTTGGCGTCACGGCAAAGAAGCTGATCAGCCACGACGACGTGGCATCAGGAGGAAGCCTGTGGAAATGCTTCGACGCCTGGACTAAGGGCCTGATGTCATTCCCGATCTGCGTTCCTGGAACAGCCTTCTATAgatgcatgcag GGACGCAAGAACGTTATGAAGGTACTCAAGCAACAGCTCGATGAGCGCAGGAACGGAGCCGAGCGCAAGACCGTGGATTTCTTCGATCTTGTGATTGATGAGCTCGACAAGCCAAACTCTATAATGAGCGAGAGCATCGCGTTGAACTTATTGTTCTTGCTCCTCTTTGCAAGCCATGAAACGACGTCAATGGGGCTGACCGTGATACTCAAGTTTCTAACGGACAATCCAAAATCCTTGCAAGAATTGACC GAGGAGCATGAAAAAATCATggaaagaagggtggatccagACTCTGATATCACCTGGGAGGAGTACAAGTCTATGAAATTCACATCTCAC GTCATACATGAATCTCTTAGGCTCGCAAACATCGCTCCGGTGGTGTTCAGACAAGCAAACCAGGACGTACACATAAAGG GATACACTATCCCAGAAGGATCAAAGATCATGATTTGTCCATCTGCAGCTCACCTGAATTCAAAGGTTTACGAGGACCCCTTGGCATTCAATCCATGGAGATGGAAG GATACTCCTGAACCAGTTGGTGGCTCTAAGGATTTTATGGCCTTTGGGGGTGGTTTGCGGTTATGTGTTGGTGCTGAGTTTGCCAAGCTGCAAATGGCTATGTTCCTCCACTACTTGGTCACCAATTACAG ATGGAAAGCCCTCAGCAAAGGGACGATGATGCTTTATCCCGGCCTGCGATTTCCGGACGGCTTTCACATCCAGCTTCATAAGAAAACATGA
- the LOC8057209 gene encoding probable WRKY transcription factor 58, with product MDSSSQPGAIGSGGGGERNQREEDEAAAAAAAEAGYGRQLVMPEDGYEWKKYGQKFIKNIQKIRSYFRCRHKLCGAKKKVEWHPRDPSGDLRIVYEGAHQHGAPAAAAPPGPGGQHHGGGASDFNRYELGAQYFGGAGRSH from the exons ATGGATTCAAGCTCACAGCCCGGCGCAAT aggcagcggaggaggaggagagagaaACCAaagggaggaggacgaggcggcggcggcggcggcggcagaggcCGGCTACGGCAGGCAGCTGGTGATGCCCGAGGACGGGTACGAGTGGAAGAAGTACGGCCAGAAGTTCATCAAGAACATCCAGAAAATCAG GAGCTACTTCCGGTGTCGGCACAAGCTGTGCGGCGCCAAGAAGAAGGTGGAGTGGCACCCGCGGGACCCCAGCGGCGACCTCCGCATCGTCTACGAGGGCGCGCACCAGCACGgcgccccggcggcggcggctcctcccggtcccggCGGCCAGCatcacggcggcggcgcctccGACTTCAACAGATACGAGCTGGGCGCGCAGTACTTCGGCGGGGCCGGCCGGTCGCATTGA
- the LOC8056767 gene encoding TATA-box-binding protein 2, with the protein MAEPGLEGSQPVDLSKHPSGIVPTLQNIVSTVNLDCKLDLKAIALQARNAEYNPKRFAAVIMRIREPKTTALIFASGKMVCTGAKSEQQSKLAARKYARIIQKLGFPAKFKDFKIQNIVGSCDVKFPIRLEGLAYSHGAFSSYEPELFPGLIYRMKQPKIVLLIFVSGKIVLTGAKVREETYTAFENIYPVLTEFRKVQQ; encoded by the exons ATGGCGGAGCCGGGGCTCGAGGGCAGCCAGCCGGTGGATCTGTCCAAGCACCCCTCCGGCATCGTCCCCACGCTCCA GAATATTGTATCAACAGTTAATTTGGATTGTAAACTTGACCTCAAAGCAATAGCTTTGCAAGCACGAAATGCGGAGTATAACCCCAAG CGTTTTGCTGCAGTCATCATGAGAATAAGGGAACCCAAAACCACAGCACTGATATTTGCATCGGGTAAAATG GTATGTACTGGAGCAAAGAGCGAACAGCAATCTAAGCTTGCAGCAAGAAAG TATGCTCGTATTATTCAGAAACTTGGTTTTCCTGCTAAATTTAAG GACTTTAAGATTCAGAATATTGTTGGCTCTTGTGATGTCAAGTTTCCAATTAGGCTTGAGGGCCTTGCATATTCTCATGGTGCCTTCTCAAGT TACGAACCAGAACTCTTTCCTGGCCTTATCTATCGGATGAAACAACCAAAGATTGTTCTTTTAATTTTTGTTTCAGGCAAGATTGTTTTGACTGGAGCAAAG GTGAGAGAGGAGACCTACACTGCCTTCGAAAACATCTATCCTGTACTGACAGAGTTTAGAAAAGTTCAGCAATG A
- the LOC8057210 gene encoding uncharacterized protein LOC8057210: MEAAPSVRTFSSSSSSSAGARPCLLLAGPASRRARALAAPPPPRAVASSRAPLVVTSPPPPEASGTPAPAHAKVDRSGRFCSPRAARELALMISYAACLEGTDVVRLFDRRISARREPGFVFDKACLLSYNHMSFGGVPLEVGTEEEAEKLTSQNEKDSANEEDVLSAPPKLVYNNFVLRLSRELLVAVASGWDKHVDIIDKIIPQAWKDEPVARILELCILHIAMAEMTSKGTPHKVVINEAVDLAKRFCDGGAPRVINGCLRTFVKDHVDIAGTSQGAESKS, encoded by the exons ATGGAAGCGGCACCATCCGTCCGCACCttctcctcgtcctcgtcctcctccgcgGGGGCTAGACCCTGCCTTCTCCTCGCGGGCCCGGCGTCGCGGCGCGCCCGGGCGCTCGCGGCGCCGCCCCCGCCCCGCGCCGTCGCCTCCTCCCGCGCGCCGCTGGTGGTCACCAGCCCGCCACCGCCGGAGGCCTCGGGCACGCCCGCCCCCGCGCACGCCAAGGTCGACCGCTCCGGCCGCTTCTGCAGCCCCCGCGCTGCCCGTGAGCTCGCGCT GATGATTTCCTACGCCGCGTGTCTGGAGGGAACCGACGTCGTGCGGCTCTTCGACCGCAGGATCAGCGCAAGGCGAG AGCCCGGGTTTGTTTTCGATAAGGCATGCTTATTGAGTTACAACCATATGAGCTTTGGTGGGGTTCCGCTCGAGGTTGGAACGGAGGAGGAGGCTGAGAAGCTGACCAGTCAGAACGAGAAGGATTCAGCCAACG AAGAAGATGTACTTTCAGctcctccaaaactggtgtacAACAACTTTGTCTTACG GTTGTCCAGGGAACTTTTAGTGGCTGTTGCTAGTGGATGGGATAAGCATGTAGATATCATTGACAAAATAATTCCCCAGGCTTGGAAG GATGAGCCTGTGGCAAGGATACTTGAGCTCTGCATTCTACATATTGCTATGGCAGAGATGACATCAAAAGGAACACCTCACAAAGTTGTCATCAATGAG GCAGTAGATCTGGCAAAGCGATTTTGTGATGGTGGTGCCCCTCGGGTAATTAATGGATGCCTTCGAACATTTGTAAAGGATCATGTTGACATTGCAGGCACGAGCCAGGGAGCTGAATCAAAATCGTGA
- the LOC8057211 gene encoding glucan endo-1,3-beta-glucosidase 8, protein MAAASYDRLAVAASLLVAAVVVAGLPAAGALGVNWGTMATHRLPPGTVVRMLEDNGIRKVKLFDADAGPMDALAGTSVEVMVAIPNNMLDMMTDYGTARDWVHQNVSRYNFDGGVNIKYVAVGNEPFLSSFNGTFLNVTLPALQNIQRALNDAGLGDSIKATVPLNADVYNSPTESPYPSAGRFRSDIADLMTEIVQFLNQSGAPFTVNIYPFLSLYDSDDFPLDYAFFDGTSSPVVDAGNGIRYTNVFDANFDTLVSALAAAGVGGLPVVVGEVGWPTDGDKHATAAYAQKFYAGLLRKLAANAGTPLRPGQYIEVYLFSLVDEDAKSVAPGNFERHWGIMRYDGQPKYGMDLSGQGRTNTALVAARGVQYLPRQWCVVNPNAQDMSKIGDGVTYACTFSDCTSLGYGSSCNGLDAGGNASYAFNMYFQVQNQVEGSCDFQGLAVPTAQNPSTDACNFTIQITPSAAGRRRRAIAATALLLLVLLAALHVAP, encoded by the exons ATGGCGGCGGCGAGCTATGATCGGCTGGCCGTCGCGGCCTCGCTGTTGGTGGCGGCGGTGGTCGTCGCTGGGCTGCCGGCGGCCGGAGCGCTCGGGGTGAACTGGGGCACGATGGCGACGCACCGGCTGCCGCCGGGCACCGTGGTGCGGATGCTGGAGGACAACGGCATCAGGAAGGTGAAGCTGTTCGACGCCGACGCCGGCCCCATGGACGCGCTCGCCGGCACCAGCGTGGAGGTGATGGTGGCCATCCCCAACAACATGCTCGACATGATGACGGACTACGGCACGGCCAGGGACTGGGTGCACCAGAACGTCAGCCGCTACAACTTCGACGGCGGCGTGAACATCAA ATACGTAGCGGTCGGGAACGAGCCCTTCCTGTCGTCTTTCAACGGCACGTTCCTGAACGTGACGCTGCCCGCGCTGCAGAACATCCAGCGCGCGCTGAACGACGCCGGCCTCGGCGACAGCATCAAGGCCACCGTGCCGCTGAACGCCGACGTGTACAACTCCCCCACGGAGAGCCCGTACCCGTCGGCGGGGCGGTTCCGGTCGGACATCGCCGACCTCATGACGGAGATCGTGCAGTTCCTGAACCAGAGCGGCGCGCCCTTCACCGTCAACATCTACCCGTTCCTGAGCCtctacgacagcgacgacttcCCGCTGGACTACGCCTTCTTCGACGGCACGAGCAGCCCCGTGGTGGACGCCGGCAACGGCATCCGGTACACCAACGTGTTCGACGCCAACTTCGACACGCTGGTGTCCGCGCTCGCCGCGGCGGGCGTCGGCGGCCTCCCCGTCGTGGTCGGCGAGGTCGGGTGGCCGACCGACGGCGACAAGCACGCCACCGCCGCGTACGCGCAGAAGTTCTACGCGGGCCTGCTGCGGAAGCTGGCGGCGAACGCCGGCACGCCGCTGCGGCCCGGGCAGTACATCGAGGTGTACCTGTTCAGCCTCGTCGACGAGGACGCCAAGAGCGTGGCGCCGGGCAACTTCGAGCGCCACTGGGGCATCATGCGCTACGACGGGCAGCCCAAGTACGGCATGGACCTGTCCGGGCAGGGCCGGACGAACACGGCGCTCGTGGCGGCGAGGGGCGTCCAGTACCTGCCCCGCCAGTGGTGCGTCGTCAACCCCAACGCGCAGGACATGAGCAAGATCGGCGACGGCGTCACCTACGCCTGCACCTTCTCCGACTGCACCTCGCTCGGCTACGGCTCCTCGTGCAACGGCCTGGACGCCGGCGGCAACGCGTCCTACGCCTTCAACATGTACTTCCAGGTGCAGAACCAGGTGGAGGGAAGCTGCGACTTCCAGGGGCTCGCCGTGCCCACGGCGCAGAACCCGTCCACGGACGCCTGCAACTTCACCATACAGATCACGCCGTCCGCTGCGGGGAGACGACGGCGCGCCATCGCCGCCACGGCTCTGCTCCTCTTGGTTCTTCTTGCGGCCCTGCATGTCGCGCCGTGA
- the LOC8057212 gene encoding cation/calcium exchanger 1 has protein sequence MALTRGRARTAPAVPSACFLLLLVTSSSLLAPTSSRAAESEGGSILLGAASSASGKGRGNSCEELPSIRGGEARCAYLRAHSPCSPAGYVDYLRLFYCAFAGAPAAAACAALALWLVVLFYLLGDTASEYFCASLEGLSAALRLPPAVAGVTLLSLGNGAPDVFASVVSFASGDGGGVGLSSALGGALFVSTVVAGVVALAVGGARGGVVVEWRGFVRDLCFLLLALCYLLAVLVNGVITVWVAVSFVSLYVGYVVLVWTSHCCAEKGKPVDESLSAPLLLDDDGDEDDVPSLPSHSKTTEASSTATSRGRAMLHWLAGALCMPLYLPRRLTIPDIAGHRWSRPYAVASAALAPVLLAFTWTSSQRHNPMSSHSVAVLVGGALLGLLLALLAAATTDANSPPRGRRRRVPWLAAGFVMSVLWAYTLARELVALLVSIGYVVGIKPSVLGVTVLAWGDSLGDLVSNVAMAVHGGAGGAQTAVSGCYAGPLFNTVVGLGLSLALAAGAQHPAPFVVPADAAAYEAVGFLGAALAWALFVVPVRGMRIDRVYGVGLIAIYLFFFAVRVCETLGLWS, from the coding sequence ATGGCGCTCACCCGCGGGCGCGCGCGCACTGCCCCCGCCGTCCCCAGCGCCtgcttcctcctgctcctcgtcaCCTCCTCCTCACTCCTCGCCCCTACCAGCAGCCGCGCGGCGGAGTCCGAGGGCGGGTCAATTCTCCTCGGTGCCGCCTCGTCCGCCTCCGGGAAGGGACGGGGCAACAGCTGCGAGGAGCTGCCGTCCATCCGCGGCGGGGAGGCCCGGTGCGCGTACCTCCGCGCGCACTCGCCCTGCTCCCCCGCGGGGTACGTCGACTACCTCCGCCTCTTCTACTGCGCCTTCGCcggcgcgccggcggcggccgcgtgCGCCGCGCTCGCGCTGTGGCTCGTGGTGCTCTTCTACCTCCTGGGCGACACCGCGTCCGAGTACTTCTGCGCGTCGCTGGAGGGCCTCTCGGCGGCGCTGCGCCTCCCGCCCGCCGTCGCGGGCGTCACGCTGCTCTCGCTCGGGAACGGCGCGCCCGACGTGTTCGCCAGCGTCGTGTCCTTCGCGTcgggcgacggcggcggggtCGGGCTCAGCAGCGCGCTCGGCGGGGCGCTCTTCGTCTCCACCGTCGTCGCGGGCGTCGTCGCGCTCGCCGTGGGCGGCGCCCGCGGCGGGGTCGTCGTCGAGTGGCGTGGCTTCGTGCGCGACCTCTGCTTCCTTCTCCTCGCGCTCTGCTACCTGCTGGCGGTGCTCGTCAACGGGGTGATCACCGTCTGGGTGGCCGTGTCGTTCGTCTCGCTCTACGTCGGCTACGTCGTCCTCGTCTGGACCTCCCACTGCTGCGCCGAGAAGGGCAAGCCGGTGGACGAAAGCCTCTCCGCGCCGCTCCTcctcgacgacgacggcgacgaagaCGACGTCCCGTCGCTGCCGTCCCACTCCAAGACAACTGAGGCGTCCAGCACGGCCACGTCGAGGGGTAGAGCGATGCTGCATTGGCTCGCGGGCGCGCTCTGCATGCCGCTGTACCTCCCGCGCCGCCTCACCATTCCGGACATCGCCGGGCACCGCTGGTCCCGACCCTACGCCGTCGCCTCCGCCGCGCTGGCGCCGGTCCTCCTCGCCTTCACCTGGACCTCCTCGCAGCGCCACAACCCGATGTCGTCGCACAGCGTCGCGGTGCTCGTGGGCGGCGCGCTCCTGGGCCTCCTGCTCGCGTTGCTCGCCGCGGCCACCACGGACGCCAACTCGCCCCCGCGCGGCCGGAGGCGCCGCGTGCCGTGGCTCGCGGCGGGGTTCGTGATGAGCGTGCTGTGGGCGTACACCCTGGCGCGCGAGCTGGTGGCGCTGCTGGTGTCCATCGGGTACGTGGTCGGGATCAAGCCGAGCGTGCTGGGCGTGACGGTGCTGGCGTGGGGGGACTCCCTGGGCGACCTGGTGTCGAACGTGGCGATGGCGGTgcacggcggcgccggcggcgcgcAGACGGCGGTGTCCGGGTGCTACGCGGGCCCGCTGTTCAACACGGTGGTGGGGCTGGGCCTGTCGCTGGCGCTGGCGGCGGGCGCGCAGCACCCGGCGCCGTTCGTGGTGCccgcggacgcggcggcgtACGAGGCCGTGGGGTTCCTGGGCGCGGCGCTGGCGTGGGCGCTGTTCGTGGTGCCCGTCCGCGGGATGCGGATCGACCGCGTCTACGGGGTCGGGCTCATCGCCATCTACCTCTTCTTCTTCGCCGTGCGCGTCTGCGAGACGCTCGGGCTCTGGAGCTAG